In Leisingera methylohalidivorans DSM 14336, a single genomic region encodes these proteins:
- a CDS encoding group II truncated hemoglobin, with protein MVQKLIEQIGGEDVLRALVERFYDIIEETETGARIARLHTRGHGLDHARIEQFNFLSGFMGGRRYYEEKHGHMDVKLMHAHVPITGEDAENWLRCMDQALADLSLEGPHVERLRQVLRRVALMLVNDLAEWGEARVSA; from the coding sequence ATGGTTCAGAAGCTGATAGAGCAAATCGGCGGCGAAGACGTGCTGCGTGCCTTGGTCGAACGGTTCTACGATATAATCGAAGAGACGGAGACCGGGGCACGGATCGCCCGGTTGCACACGCGCGGGCATGGATTAGACCATGCCCGCATCGAGCAGTTCAACTTTCTGTCCGGGTTCATGGGCGGACGGCGGTATTACGAGGAAAAGCACGGGCATATGGACGTGAAACTGATGCACGCCCATGTGCCGATCACCGGGGAAGACGCCGAGAACTGGCTAAGGTGCATGGATCAGGCGCTGGCGGATTTGTCGCTGGAAGGGCCGCATGTGGAACGGCTGCGCCAAGTGTTGCGGCGGGTGGCGCTGATGCTGGTCAATGATCTGGCAGAGTGGGGCGAGGCGCGCGTAT
- the tdm gene encoding trimethylamine-oxide aldolase Tdm: protein MNDMSFPEVVKGPPKPSGLYQPSVFSLPKGTERYVVEGCGAILIRVETGDAVTVVNDEGGQPCEIVAAGNKGGIDAGIIGMAPNSDAGGLKALLTSADQSLRGLRMGMEARGINLGQGGAVRFFGSDTPAKTEESFTVQRDGVVIIAAPGGIMDFERQDTATQLTVMVKRAVIKQVARFELPDPLADPVLDLRVKSATAEAYFVKAGDYIQVLDVDGRQCTDFQCFAARKLDKGIEHALDVTTTRTLMGHAYPMPGLHAKYYDQDMLPLVEVVQDTVGRHDAFALACAAKYYDDIGYPGHVNCSDNFNGVLAQHGVTPRAGWMAINFFFNTGLDEHGVMYADEPWTRPGDYVLLRALTDLVCVSSACPDDTSAANGWNPTDIHIRTYSGQETFKRAIAFRATPESEPKMTKETGFHDRLSKMTRNFIEYNGYWLANCYAESGPLEEYWACREKCVLLDLTPLRKFEITGPDAEALCQYIFTRNIKKLAVGQVVYTAMCYPHGGMIDDGTVFRLGKDNFRWIGGSDYGGEWIREQAEKLGLNVLIRSSTDMQHNIAVQGPESRDLLKKIIWTMPHNPTLEELGWFRFTPARIGGEHGVPVVVSRTGYTGELGYEIFCHPKHAGDVFDAVWEAGQDHGIRPMGLEALDMVRIEAGLIFAGYDFSDQTDPFEAGIGFTVPLKSKEDDFVGRDALIRRKTTPARKLVGLDIDSAIDVGHGDCVHIGRAQIGEVTSSMRSPLLGKNIALARVDVSCAEAGTEVEIGKLDGHQKRLPAKIVPFAHYDPKKTRPQS, encoded by the coding sequence ATGAATGACATGAGCTTCCCTGAGGTTGTCAAAGGGCCGCCGAAGCCTTCCGGACTATATCAGCCATCGGTGTTTTCGCTGCCCAAGGGAACTGAACGCTATGTGGTGGAAGGGTGCGGCGCAATCCTGATCCGGGTGGAAACTGGTGATGCGGTGACGGTTGTCAACGACGAAGGCGGCCAGCCCTGCGAAATCGTTGCTGCCGGAAACAAGGGCGGCATTGATGCCGGGATTATCGGCATGGCGCCGAACAGCGACGCCGGCGGGCTGAAGGCGCTGCTGACCTCGGCGGACCAGTCCTTGCGCGGTCTGCGCATGGGAATGGAGGCACGCGGCATCAATCTGGGGCAGGGCGGTGCGGTGCGCTTCTTTGGATCGGACACTCCGGCCAAGACCGAAGAAAGTTTCACGGTTCAGCGCGACGGCGTGGTGATCATCGCAGCGCCGGGCGGGATCATGGATTTTGAACGGCAGGATACCGCCACGCAGCTGACGGTCATGGTCAAGCGCGCGGTGATCAAGCAGGTGGCACGGTTTGAGCTGCCGGACCCGCTGGCCGATCCGGTGCTGGACTTGCGGGTCAAAAGTGCAACCGCCGAAGCCTATTTCGTGAAGGCTGGCGACTACATCCAGGTGCTGGATGTCGATGGGCGCCAATGTACGGACTTTCAGTGTTTTGCGGCCCGCAAGCTGGACAAGGGGATCGAGCATGCGCTGGATGTAACCACAACACGGACGCTGATGGGACATGCCTATCCGATGCCGGGGCTGCATGCGAAATACTATGATCAGGATATGCTGCCGCTGGTCGAAGTGGTGCAGGACACTGTGGGGCGCCATGATGCCTTTGCTCTGGCTTGTGCGGCGAAATACTATGACGACATCGGCTATCCCGGCCATGTGAACTGTTCTGACAACTTCAACGGGGTTCTGGCTCAGCACGGGGTGACGCCGCGGGCGGGCTGGATGGCGATCAACTTCTTCTTCAACACCGGGCTGGATGAGCACGGTGTGATGTATGCCGATGAGCCCTGGACCCGGCCCGGCGACTATGTGCTGCTGCGGGCGCTGACCGATCTGGTCTGTGTCAGCTCGGCCTGCCCGGATGACACCAGCGCCGCCAACGGCTGGAACCCCACCGACATTCACATCCGCACCTACAGCGGCCAAGAGACCTTCAAGCGGGCGATTGCTTTCCGCGCGACCCCAGAATCGGAGCCGAAGATGACCAAGGAAACCGGTTTTCACGACCGCCTCAGCAAGATGACCCGCAATTTTATCGAGTACAACGGGTACTGGCTGGCCAATTGCTATGCCGAGTCCGGGCCGCTGGAGGAATACTGGGCCTGCCGCGAGAAATGCGTGCTGCTGGATCTGACGCCCCTGCGCAAGTTCGAGATCACCGGGCCCGATGCCGAGGCGCTGTGCCAGTATATCTTTACCCGCAATATCAAGAAGCTGGCGGTCGGGCAGGTGGTCTATACTGCGATGTGCTACCCGCATGGCGGCATGATCGACGACGGCACCGTGTTCCGGCTGGGCAAGGACAACTTCCGCTGGATCGGCGGCTCGGATTACGGCGGCGAATGGATCCGCGAACAAGCGGAGAAGCTGGGGCTGAACGTATTGATCCGCTCGTCAACCGACATGCAGCACAATATCGCCGTGCAAGGCCCCGAAAGCCGTGATCTGCTGAAGAAGATCATCTGGACGATGCCGCACAATCCGACGCTGGAAGAACTGGGCTGGTTCCGGTTCACGCCTGCGCGCATCGGCGGAGAGCATGGGGTCCCGGTTGTGGTTTCACGGACCGGCTACACCGGTGAGCTGGGGTATGAAATTTTCTGCCATCCGAAACACGCCGGAGACGTCTTCGACGCGGTCTGGGAGGCGGGACAGGACCACGGTATCCGCCCGATGGGGCTGGAGGCGCTCGACATGGTGCGGATCGAGGCGGGGCTGATCTTTGCCGGCTATGACTTCAGCGATCAGACCGACCCGTTTGAGGCAGGCATCGGCTTTACAGTGCCGCTGAAGTCGAAAGAGGATGACTTCGTCGGCCGCGATGCGCTGATCCGGCGCAAGACCACGCCCGCACGCAAGCTGGTGGGGCTGGATATCGACTCGGCGATCGACGTTGGGCACGGCGATTGCGTCCACATCGGCCGGGCGCAGATTGGCGAGGTGACGTCCTCGATGCGCTCGCCGCTGCTGGGCAAGAACATCGCGCTGGCGCGGGTGGATGTGTCCTGTGCCGAAGCCGGTACCGAGGTGGAGATCGGCAAACTTGACGGGCATCAAAAACGCCTGCCCGCAAAGATCGTACCCTTTGCCCATTACGATCCCAAGAAGACCCGGCCTCAATCCTGA
- a CDS encoding DMT family transporter — translation MHSLLFGLAAALAWGTHDLCVRFVSQRTGILPAMLIVFGTGAILVAGAALALGDWQAMTLPAARLAGLSGTIFALGSYALYRALALGPVKLVAPLVGSYPVLSLGMAMLQGQPVGLGHWLAVAAVVGGVGCIAVFSTEEDGSPVNLQAAAWGLAGAVGFALTFAIGQAAALAGAEWPVLIVTRLAAILMLLGLALLARMVQLPARKMLPLLVLMGTLDAFALGLVIYSGSLPRPEFASVGASLFGLVTVVLAWLVLRESMNRAQWISVAVTFGGIAYLGH, via the coding sequence ATGCACTCGCTGCTCTTTGGCCTCGCCGCGGCTCTTGCCTGGGGAACCCATGACCTTTGCGTACGGTTCGTATCGCAGCGAACCGGCATTCTGCCGGCCATGCTGATTGTCTTTGGCACCGGGGCGATTCTGGTCGCCGGGGCGGCCCTGGCCCTTGGCGATTGGCAGGCGATGACCCTCCCGGCCGCGCGGCTGGCAGGTCTCTCGGGCACCATCTTTGCCCTCGGCTCCTATGCGCTCTACCGCGCCTTGGCCCTGGGGCCGGTGAAACTGGTGGCGCCGCTGGTGGGCTCCTATCCGGTGCTGTCGCTTGGCATGGCAATGCTGCAGGGGCAGCCGGTTGGCCTGGGCCATTGGCTCGCGGTTGCCGCGGTGGTTGGCGGCGTCGGCTGCATTGCGGTCTTTTCCACCGAAGAAGACGGCAGCCCGGTCAACCTGCAAGCCGCTGCTTGGGGTCTGGCAGGCGCCGTCGGATTTGCGCTTACCTTTGCCATTGGCCAGGCCGCCGCCCTGGCCGGCGCCGAATGGCCAGTGCTGATCGTGACCCGTCTGGCCGCCATCCTGATGCTGCTGGGCCTGGCGCTGCTTGCCCGGATGGTGCAACTGCCCGCCCGCAAAATGCTGCCGCTGCTGGTGCTGATGGGCACGCTGGACGCTTTTGCTCTTGGCTTGGTGATCTATTCCGGAAGCCTGCCCCGGCCGGAATTCGCCTCGGTCGGCGCGTCGCTCTTCGGGCTGGTTACTGTGGTGCTGGCCTGGCTGGTGCTGCGCGAAAGCATGAACCGCGCCCAATGGATCAGCGTGGCCGTCACCTTTGGCGGCATTGCCTATCTCGGCCATTGA
- the folD gene encoding bifunctional methylenetetrahydrofolate dehydrogenase/methenyltetrahydrofolate cyclohydrolase FolD: MAATLIDGKAFAAKVRGQVAEHVARLKEEHGITPGLAVVLVGEDPASQVYVRSKGKQTVEVGMNSVEHKLDADTSEADLLAVVEQLNNDPSIHGILVQLPLPKHMNEDLVINSIAPEKDVDGFHISNVGLLGTGQKSMVPCTPLGCLMMLRDHHGSLSGMDAVVIGRSNIVGKPMAQLLLGDSCTVTIAHSRTKDLPDVVRRADIVVAAVGRPEMVPGDWIKEGATVIDVGINRIERDGKTKLVGDVDFASAAERAGAITPVPGGVGPMTIACLLANTVTAACRAHGLKEPEGLTA, encoded by the coding sequence ATGGCAGCAACATTGATTGACGGCAAGGCCTTTGCGGCCAAGGTGCGCGGCCAGGTGGCTGAGCATGTGGCGCGGCTGAAAGAGGAACACGGCATCACCCCCGGCCTGGCGGTGGTTCTGGTCGGCGAAGACCCGGCCTCCCAGGTCTATGTGCGCTCCAAGGGCAAGCAGACCGTCGAGGTCGGCATGAACTCGGTCGAGCACAAGCTGGATGCGGATACTTCCGAGGCGGATCTGCTGGCGGTGGTCGAGCAGCTGAACAACGATCCCTCGATCCACGGCATCCTGGTGCAGCTGCCGCTGCCGAAGCACATGAACGAGGATCTGGTGATCAATTCGATCGCGCCGGAGAAGGACGTGGACGGCTTCCACATCTCCAACGTCGGCCTGCTGGGCACCGGCCAGAAATCGATGGTGCCCTGCACGCCGCTGGGCTGCCTGATGATGCTGCGCGACCACCATGGTTCGCTGTCGGGCATGGACGCGGTTGTGATCGGCCGCTCCAACATCGTCGGCAAGCCGATGGCGCAGCTGCTCCTGGGCGACAGCTGCACCGTGACCATCGCGCATTCGCGCACCAAGGATCTGCCCGATGTGGTGCGCCGCGCCGACATCGTGGTGGCGGCCGTCGGCCGTCCGGAAATGGTGCCGGGCGACTGGATCAAGGAGGGTGCGACCGTGATCGACGTCGGCATCAACCGCATCGAGCGCGACGGCAAGACCAAGCTGGTCGGCGACGTTGATTTTGCCTCCGCTGCCGAGCGCGCGGGCGCCATCACCCCGGTGCCGGGCGGCGTCGGCCCGATGACCATCGCCTGCCTGCTTGCCAACACCGTCACCGCGGCCTGCCGCGCCCACGGCCTCAAGGAACCCGAAGGCCTGACCGCCTGA
- a CDS encoding chorismate mutase, whose amino-acid sequence MSTRTPPDACSDMASLRLQIDHLDRELIALLAERAGYIDRAIALKQANGWPARIPERVEEVVLNARAAAAEQGLDPDLAGHLWRQLVEWSIAREARVIREE is encoded by the coding sequence ATGAGCACACGCACCCCGCCAGATGCCTGCAGTGATATGGCAAGCCTCCGGCTTCAGATCGACCATCTCGACCGGGAGCTGATCGCGCTGCTGGCCGAGCGGGCCGGATACATCGACCGGGCGATTGCGCTGAAGCAGGCAAACGGCTGGCCGGCGCGGATCCCGGAACGGGTCGAGGAAGTGGTGCTGAATGCCCGCGCCGCGGCCGCGGAACAGGGGCTGGACCCCGATCTGGCCGGGCACCTGTGGCGGCAGCTGGTGGAGTGGTCGATTGCCCGCGAGGCGCGGGTGATCCGGGAAGAGTAG
- a CDS encoding formate--tetrahydrofolate ligase, with protein sequence MSYKSDIEIAREAQKKPIQEIGAKIGISDSDLLPYGHDKAKVSQSFINSVQDREDGKLILVTAINPTPAGEGKTTTTVGLGDGLNRIGKNAMICIREASLGPNFGMKGGAAGGGYAQVVPMEEMNLHFTGDFHAITSAHSLLSAMIDNHIYWGNECDIDTRRVAWRRVVDMNDRALRVITASLGGVSNGFPREAGFDITVASEVMAILCLANDLKDLEKRLGDIIVAYRRDKTPVYCRDIKAEGAMTVLLKDAMQPNLVQTLENNPAFVHGGPFANIAHGCNSVIATKTALKVADYVVTEAGFGADLGAEKFMNIKCRKAGIAPSAVVLVATVRAMKMNGGVAKADLGDENVDAVNAGCANLGRHIENIKSFGVPVVVAINHFVTDTDAEVEAVKAYAATHGVEAVLSRHWELGSEGSAPLAEKVVEIVDAGQANFAPIYPDEMSLFDKIDTIAKRIYRADEVLADNKIRNQLKEWEEAGYGNLPVCMAKTQYSFSTDPSLRGAPVGHSVPVREVRLSAGAGFIVAVCGEIMTMPGLPRKPASETIRLNDDGQIEGLF encoded by the coding sequence ATGAGCTACAAGAGTGACATCGAGATTGCGCGTGAAGCGCAGAAGAAACCGATCCAGGAGATTGGTGCGAAGATCGGGATTTCGGACAGCGATCTGCTGCCCTACGGCCACGACAAGGCAAAGGTGTCCCAGTCCTTCATCAACTCGGTGCAGGACCGCGAAGACGGCAAGCTGATCCTGGTGACCGCGATCAACCCGACCCCGGCGGGCGAAGGCAAGACCACCACCACCGTGGGCCTGGGCGACGGTCTGAACCGGATCGGCAAGAACGCGATGATCTGCATCCGCGAAGCCTCCCTCGGCCCGAACTTCGGCATGAAGGGCGGCGCTGCAGGCGGCGGCTATGCGCAAGTGGTGCCGATGGAGGAGATGAACCTCCACTTCACCGGCGACTTCCACGCCATCACCTCGGCGCATTCGCTGCTGTCGGCGATGATCGACAACCACATCTACTGGGGCAATGAGTGCGACATCGACACCCGCCGCGTCGCCTGGCGCCGGGTTGTGGACATGAACGACCGCGCCCTGCGGGTGATCACCGCGTCCCTGGGCGGCGTCTCCAACGGCTTCCCGCGCGAAGCCGGCTTTGACATCACCGTGGCCTCGGAAGTGATGGCGATTCTGTGCCTCGCCAACGATCTGAAAGACCTGGAAAAGCGCCTCGGCGACATCATCGTGGCCTACCGTCGCGACAAGACCCCGGTCTACTGCCGCGACATCAAGGCCGAAGGCGCGATGACCGTGCTGCTGAAAGACGCAATGCAGCCGAACCTGGTGCAGACCCTGGAAAACAACCCGGCGTTTGTGCACGGCGGCCCGTTCGCCAACATCGCCCACGGCTGCAACTCGGTGATCGCCACCAAGACCGCCCTGAAAGTCGCCGACTACGTGGTGACCGAGGCCGGTTTCGGCGCCGATCTGGGTGCTGAGAAGTTCATGAACATCAAATGCCGCAAGGCAGGCATCGCCCCCTCCGCGGTGGTGCTGGTGGCCACCGTGCGGGCGATGAAGATGAACGGCGGCGTTGCCAAGGCGGACCTGGGCGACGAGAACGTCGACGCGGTCAACGCGGGCTGCGCCAACCTCGGCCGCCACATCGAGAACATCAAATCCTTCGGTGTTCCTGTTGTGGTTGCGATCAACCACTTCGTCACCGACACCGATGCCGAAGTGGAGGCTGTCAAAGCCTATGCCGCCACCCATGGCGTCGAGGCGGTGCTGTCGCGCCACTGGGAACTGGGTTCGGAAGGCTCGGCGCCGCTGGCCGAGAAGGTTGTGGAAATCGTCGATGCGGGCCAGGCCAACTTTGCGCCGATCTACCCCGACGAGATGTCCCTGTTCGACAAGATCGACACCATCGCCAAGCGCATCTACCGCGCCGACGAGGTGCTGGCGGACAACAAGATCCGCAACCAGCTGAAGGAATGGGAAGAGGCTGGCTACGGCAATCTGCCGGTCTGCATGGCAAAGACCCAGTACTCCTTTTCGACCGACCCGTCGCTGCGCGGTGCGCCGGTGGGCCATTCGGTGCCGGTGCGCGAAGTGCGCCTCAGCGCCGGTGCCGGCTTCATCGTGGCGGTCTGCGGCGAGATCATGACGATGCCGGGCCTGCCGCGCAAACCGGCGTCGGAAACCATCCGCCTGAATGACGACGGCCAGATCGAAGGCTTGTTCTAA
- the glnT gene encoding type III glutamate--ammonia ligase, which translates to MTTDLAAFAKEKGVKYFMISFTDLFGGQRAKLVPARAIADMQEDGAGFAGFATWLDLTPAHPDMLAVPDPNAVIQLPWNKEIAWVPGNCVMEGEDVAQAPRNVLRRLIKEAADEGLHVKTGIEAEFFLLTPDGEEISDPFDNAEKPCYDQQAMMRRLDVIREISDYMLELGWGAYQNDHEDANGQWEMNWDFDDALATADKHSFFKFMAKSVAEKHGFRATFMPKPVEGLTGNGCHAHISVWDAPGADSRNNVFAAEKGTGDIAELGLSEQGGYFLGGIMKHASALAAITNPTVNSYKRINAPRTMSGATWAPNTVTWTGNNRTHMVRVPGPGRFELRLPDGAVNPYLLQAVIIAAGLSGVRSKADPGPRHDIDMYAEGHTITDAPKLPLNMLDALRFYDKDDGLKAMMGEEFSAAYLKMKQQEWNSFVNHFSRWEKDNTLDI; encoded by the coding sequence ATGACGACAGATCTGGCTGCTTTCGCAAAAGAAAAAGGCGTCAAATATTTCATGATCTCCTTCACCGACTTGTTCGGTGGCCAGCGCGCCAAACTGGTGCCGGCGCGGGCGATCGCAGATATGCAGGAGGACGGTGCTGGGTTCGCAGGTTTTGCCACTTGGCTTGATCTGACCCCGGCGCATCCCGACATGCTGGCGGTGCCGGACCCAAACGCCGTGATTCAGCTGCCTTGGAACAAGGAAATTGCCTGGGTCCCGGGCAATTGCGTGATGGAGGGCGAAGATGTCGCCCAGGCGCCGCGCAACGTGCTGCGCCGCCTGATCAAGGAGGCCGCGGACGAAGGCCTGCATGTGAAAACCGGGATCGAAGCCGAGTTTTTCCTGCTGACCCCCGATGGCGAGGAAATTTCGGACCCCTTCGATAACGCCGAAAAGCCCTGCTACGATCAGCAGGCAATGATGCGCCGTTTGGATGTGATCCGCGAAATCAGCGACTACATGCTGGAACTGGGCTGGGGCGCGTATCAGAACGACCATGAGGACGCTAACGGCCAGTGGGAAATGAACTGGGACTTCGATGATGCCCTGGCAACCGCTGACAAACACAGCTTCTTCAAGTTCATGGCAAAATCGGTGGCGGAGAAGCACGGCTTCCGCGCCACCTTCATGCCGAAACCGGTAGAGGGCCTTACCGGCAACGGCTGCCATGCGCATATCTCGGTCTGGGATGCTCCCGGCGCGGATTCGCGCAACAATGTCTTTGCGGCCGAAAAAGGCACAGGCGATATCGCTGAACTGGGGCTCTCCGAACAGGGCGGTTACTTCCTGGGCGGCATCATGAAACATGCCTCGGCGCTGGCGGCGATCACCAACCCGACGGTGAACTCCTACAAGCGCATCAATGCGCCGCGCACCATGTCGGGTGCGACCTGGGCGCCGAACACCGTCACCTGGACCGGTAACAACCGCACCCACATGGTGCGCGTGCCCGGCCCCGGCCGGTTTGAGCTGCGCCTGCCCGATGGCGCTGTGAACCCCTATCTGCTGCAGGCGGTGATCATCGCAGCCGGGCTTTCCGGCGTCCGCTCCAAGGCCGACCCCGGCCCGCGTCATGACATCGACATGTACGCCGAAGGCCACACCATCACCGACGCGCCGAAGCTGCCGCTCAACATGCTGGATGCGTTGCGCTTCTACGATAAGGACGATGGCCTGAAAGCAATGATGGGCGAGGAATTCTCTGCCGCTTACCTGAAGATGAAGCAGCAGGAGTGGAACTCCTTCGTCAACCACTTCTCCCGCTGGGAGAAGGACAACACGCTGGATATCTGA
- a CDS encoding FMN-binding glutamate synthase family protein — MDNTKIPRTVPIQSATFSNPINAEIRRAAATGIYDIRGGGAKRKVPHFDDLLFLGASISRYPLEGYREKCDTKVTLGTRFAKKPIELDIPVTIAGMSFGALSGPAKEALGRGASAAGTSTTTGDGGMTPEERGHSSKLVYQYLPSRYGMNPDDLRKADAIEVVVGQGAKPGGGGMLLGQKISDRVAHMRCLPKGIDQRSACRHPDWTGPDDLEIKILELREITDWQVPIYIKVGGTRPYYDTALAVKAGADVVVLDGMQGGTAATQDVFIEHVGLPTLACIRPAVQALQDLGVHREVQLVVSGGIRTGADVAKAMALGADAVAIGTAALVALGDNDPKWESEYQKLGTTTGAYDDWHEGQDPAGITTQDPELMKRVDPVEAGRRLRNYLKVMTLEAQTIARACGHNHLHNLEPEDLCALTMEAAAMARVPLAGTDWYPGKAGF, encoded by the coding sequence ATGGATAACACTAAAATCCCCCGTACGGTCCCGATCCAGTCGGCGACTTTCTCCAACCCGATCAACGCGGAAATCCGCCGTGCTGCGGCCACCGGGATCTATGACATCCGCGGCGGCGGCGCCAAGCGCAAGGTTCCGCATTTCGATGACCTGCTGTTCCTTGGCGCCTCAATCTCGCGCTATCCGCTGGAGGGCTATCGCGAGAAATGCGACACCAAGGTGACCCTGGGCACCCGCTTTGCCAAAAAGCCGATTGAGCTGGATATCCCGGTCACCATCGCCGGCATGAGCTTTGGCGCGTTGTCCGGTCCTGCCAAGGAGGCCCTGGGCCGCGGCGCATCGGCTGCAGGCACGTCCACCACCACCGGCGACGGCGGCATGACCCCGGAAGAGCGGGGGCATTCCAGCAAGCTGGTCTATCAGTATCTGCCCTCGCGCTACGGAATGAACCCGGATGACCTGCGCAAGGCGGACGCGATCGAAGTCGTGGTCGGCCAGGGCGCCAAGCCGGGCGGCGGCGGCATGCTGCTGGGCCAGAAGATTTCCGACCGCGTGGCGCATATGCGCTGCCTGCCCAAGGGCATCGACCAGCGCTCCGCTTGCCGTCATCCGGACTGGACCGGCCCGGATGATCTGGAAATCAAGATCCTGGAACTGCGCGAAATCACTGACTGGCAGGTTCCGATCTATATCAAGGTTGGCGGCACCCGCCCCTATTACGACACCGCGCTGGCGGTGAAGGCCGGGGCTGACGTTGTGGTTCTTGACGGCATGCAGGGCGGCACCGCCGCGACCCAGGACGTGTTCATTGAGCATGTCGGCTTGCCGACGCTGGCCTGTATCCGCCCTGCCGTGCAGGCGCTGCAGGACCTGGGCGTGCATCGCGAAGTGCAGCTTGTGGTTTCCGGCGGCATCCGCACCGGCGCAGATGTGGCCAAGGCGATGGCGCTGGGCGCTGACGCGGTGGCCATCGGCACCGCAGCGCTGGTCGCGCTCGGCGACAATGACCCGAAATGGGAAAGCGAGTACCAGAAGCTGGGCACCACCACCGGCGCCTATGACGACTGGCACGAAGGTCAGGATCCGGCGGGCATCACCACTCAGGATCCCGAGCTGATGAAGCGCGTCGACCCCGTTGAAGCCGGCCGCCGCCTGCGCAACTATCTTAAGGTAATGACGCTGGAGGCGCAGACCATTGCACGCGCTTGCGGTCATAACCATCTGCACAACCTCGAGCCCGAGGATCTGTGCGCCCTGACAATGGAGGCCGCCGCCATGGCGCGTGTGCCGCTGGCCGGTACCGACTGGTATCCTGGCAAAGCAGGGTTCTAA
- a CDS encoding protein glxC produces the protein MQTYDLEANGLRGLNSALQELNGSSNKTAWEIVNPKGSHAIAVGLNSPVEVTVKGSTGYYCAGMNQQATVKVEGSVGPGVAENMMSGTVIVDGDASQYAGATGQGGLLVIKGNASSRCGISMKGIDIVVHGNIGHMCAFMGQAGNLVVLGDAGDALGDSCYEARFFVRGSVKSLGADCIEKEMRPEHIEILKDLLARAGADAKPEEFKRYGSARQLYNFDVDNAQAY, from the coding sequence ATGCAGACATATGATCTTGAAGCAAATGGCCTGCGCGGTCTGAACTCGGCCCTGCAGGAACTGAACGGCAGCTCCAACAAGACTGCTTGGGAAATCGTCAACCCCAAGGGCAGCCATGCGATTGCCGTCGGCCTGAACTCGCCCGTTGAGGTCACGGTCAAGGGCTCGACCGGCTACTACTGCGCCGGCATGAACCAGCAGGCGACCGTCAAGGTCGAGGGCTCGGTTGGCCCCGGGGTGGCGGAAAACATGATGTCCGGCACCGTGATCGTCGACGGCGATGCCAGCCAGTACGCCGGTGCGACCGGCCAGGGCGGGCTGCTGGTGATCAAGGGCAACGCGTCGTCGCGCTGCGGCATCTCGATGAAGGGCATCGACATCGTCGTGCACGGCAACATCGGCCACATGTGCGCCTTCATGGGGCAGGCTGGCAATCTTGTGGTGCTGGGCGACGCCGGAGATGCGCTGGGCGACTCCTGCTATGAAGCGCGGTTCTTTGTGCGCGGCTCGGTCAAGAGCCTGGGTGCCGATTGCATCGAAAAGGAAATGCGCCCCGAGCATATCGAGATCCTCAAGGATCTGCTGGCCCGCGCCGGTGCAGACGCCAAGCCGGAAGAGTTCAAGCGCTACGGTTCGGCCCGTCAGCTGTACAACTTCGACGTCGACAACGCGCAAGCGTACTAA